In one Mucilaginibacter sp. PAMB04168 genomic region, the following are encoded:
- a CDS encoding plasmid transfer protein yields MKKKLSILCLLFTLWGTAGFAQTATVDTAISRKSLQYLQGDAVYESGVMVFLKGLKNSIWTHFDLFISDAQALAAIFMIIFFAIKSYEMMVGDKRMEIMPLLRPFGLAMIIIWWGGFVKMIAFPTDLVAQQTEQMFDSVQSDVDGLRFTRANLMLQVANSLYTFQAQADVAEKESDTWYGQAWNTVTSTVKQGIADVVSPLLELKNRLTVGMQLLFTQLLELLGIWILRIAVYIIFMIQIIYSSILIILGPFSVAVSILPAFRDSFSTWVARFVSVNLYSGIAYLIMYLCGLMQQYALTSEISKYQELVGKTGAPADMAKLAVFAGNGILSFGTVIIVFVIGAICMFTVPSISTWIISTSGISSAASNFGRGASTMAGATRIVGSFI; encoded by the coding sequence ATGAAGAAGAAATTATCCATTTTATGCCTGCTGTTCACCCTTTGGGGAACGGCAGGCTTTGCCCAGACGGCTACCGTCGATACTGCCATCAGCCGAAAGTCACTGCAATACTTACAGGGAGATGCCGTCTATGAAAGCGGTGTTATGGTATTTTTAAAAGGCCTCAAAAATTCGATCTGGACACATTTCGATTTGTTCATATCGGATGCGCAGGCGCTGGCCGCGATTTTTATGATCATCTTTTTTGCCATTAAGAGTTACGAAATGATGGTGGGCGATAAGCGTATGGAGATCATGCCGCTGTTACGGCCTTTTGGTTTAGCGATGATCATTATCTGGTGGGGCGGGTTCGTTAAAATGATTGCTTTCCCTACGGATTTAGTTGCCCAGCAGACCGAGCAAATGTTTGACAGCGTGCAGAGCGATGTAGACGGTTTGCGCTTTACACGCGCTAACCTGATGCTTCAGGTTGCTAATTCACTCTATACCTTCCAGGCGCAGGCCGATGTTGCCGAAAAGGAAAGCGATACCTGGTACGGGCAGGCCTGGAACACCGTGACCAGTACGGTCAAACAGGGCATTGCCGATGTAGTGTCCCCACTATTGGAATTGAAGAACCGGCTTACTGTCGGGATGCAATTGCTTTTTACGCAGCTGTTGGAATTGCTCGGCATCTGGATTCTTAGGATAGCTGTGTACATAATTTTTATGATTCAAATTATCTATTCCTCGATCCTCATTATCCTCGGCCCGTTTTCGGTGGCGGTCAGTATTTTACCTGCTTTCCGCGATAGTTTCAGCACCTGGGTCGCCCGTTTTGTTTCGGTCAATTTGTATTCGGGGATCGCCTACCTAATCATGTATTTATGCGGACTGATGCAGCAATACGCGCTGACTTCCGAGATCAGTAAATACCAGGAACTCGTTGGCAAGACTGGTGCGCCCGCCGATATGGCTAAGCTGGCGGTTTTTGCCGGTAATGGAATTTTATCATTTGGTACCGTGATCATTGTTTTTGTCATCGGCGCGATCTGTATGTTTACCGTGCCCAGCATTTCTACCTGGATAATTTCTACATCAGGAATCAGCTCGGCAGCCTCCAATTTCGGCCGTGGTGCCAGTACAATGGCGGGAGCCACCCGCATCGTCGGCAGTTTCATCTAA
- the traM gene encoding conjugative transposon protein TraM, with amino-acid sequence MQINLKQPKYILPLILLPFLCLFFFVYHSGFAAKKTEDKPVNGINTSVGQVSGDVQKKQLEDKLDAYRNTYKEGDGMTAVNPLPSEKTSNPAFQSSYSDKEKKMLDSINEAMKAKYAQSPAGASVHKQPVNNDQAMLAALNGLKNRRPAENSAANDQKVKDPMETFRQQMAYLDSMNKANDPAVKAERQQSEARSKVAAQKAAEPKLAVKLADASPSEFNTVLPEKHPDFIKVVIDENLTGYAGSRIRLRLLDDIDAGNYRIPKGTYLYALITGFSGQRVELTVKSILYENKILPVKLQVYDLDGLSGLYVPESAFRDFTKDLGTNTVQGVTIDGGGTGSVASQFAMSTASKMFESTSSAIAGLIRKDKARIKYNSYLYLIDNEALEKAQQHY; translated from the coding sequence ATGCAAATCAATTTAAAACAACCCAAATACATCCTGCCGCTGATCCTGCTGCCTTTCCTGTGTTTGTTCTTCTTTGTTTATCACAGCGGCTTTGCCGCCAAAAAGACGGAAGATAAGCCGGTAAATGGCATCAACACTTCCGTAGGCCAGGTATCCGGCGATGTACAAAAGAAACAGCTGGAAGATAAGCTGGACGCTTACCGAAATACTTATAAAGAAGGCGACGGCATGACCGCCGTTAACCCATTGCCCTCCGAGAAAACAAGTAATCCGGCCTTTCAAAGCAGCTATTCAGACAAGGAAAAGAAAATGCTGGATTCGATCAATGAGGCGATGAAAGCCAAATACGCGCAAAGTCCGGCAGGCGCATCGGTGCACAAGCAGCCTGTTAATAATGACCAGGCCATGCTGGCAGCACTGAACGGTTTAAAAAACCGCCGTCCCGCTGAAAACAGCGCAGCCAATGATCAAAAGGTTAAAGACCCAATGGAAACCTTCCGGCAACAGATGGCCTACCTTGATAGTATGAACAAGGCTAACGACCCGGCTGTCAAAGCCGAACGGCAGCAGTCTGAGGCGCGGTCTAAAGTTGCCGCGCAAAAAGCAGCCGAACCCAAATTAGCGGTGAAGCTGGCAGATGCCTCACCATCGGAATTTAATACCGTGCTGCCTGAAAAACATCCGGACTTCATTAAAGTGGTGATCGATGAGAACCTGACGGGTTATGCCGGTTCGCGTATTCGCCTGCGGCTTTTGGATGATATTGATGCCGGGAATTACCGCATCCCCAAAGGAACCTATTTATATGCGCTGATCACCGGCTTTTCCGGGCAGCGGGTGGAACTGACGGTCAAATCCATTTTGTACGAAAATAAAATATTGCCGGTCAAATTGCAGGTGTACGACCTCGACGGGCTTTCCGGGCTATATGTGCCTGAATCGGCTTTTCGGGATTTTACCAAAGACCTCGGCACCAATACCGTGCAGGGTGTGACTATTGACGGTGGCGGCACCGGATCGGTTGCCAGTCAGTTTGCAATGAGCACGGCCAGTAAAATGTTTGAATCCACTTCATCTGCCATTGCCGGGCTGATCCGTAAGGATAAGGCCAGGATCAAATACAATTCTTACCTCTATTTAATCGATAACGAAGCGCTCGAAAAAGCGCAGCAACACTATTAA
- the traK gene encoding conjugative transposon protein TraK, which yields MIVKNIEAKIRLATWVAVGSFLTSIVLSAICCFYAYRQVSDARKSIYILSNGIPLQAGQTDMQVNRPAEYRADIDLFHALFFSLTPDDKYIEYQLKKAMYLVDESGVDQYNNLKENGFFNSILSSSSVITLQTDSISLDMTRRYFRYFGKLKIDRRSSTVIRSLITEGYLKDIPRSDNNPHGVLIVNWKTLENKDLENVQKNTF from the coding sequence ATGATCGTAAAAAATATCGAAGCCAAAATAAGGCTGGCGACCTGGGTAGCTGTGGGCAGTTTTTTGACCTCCATCGTTTTGTCGGCTATTTGCTGCTTCTATGCTTACCGCCAGGTCAGCGATGCCCGCAAAAGCATTTACATCCTGAGTAATGGTATTCCATTGCAGGCTGGTCAAACGGATATGCAGGTTAACCGCCCGGCAGAGTACCGCGCAGACATCGACCTGTTCCATGCCCTGTTCTTTTCGCTGACACCGGATGATAAGTATATCGAGTACCAGTTAAAAAAGGCGATGTACCTCGTAGATGAATCGGGCGTTGACCAGTACAATAATTTGAAGGAGAATGGTTTTTTCAACTCCATTCTGTCTTCCAGTTCGGTCATTACGCTGCAAACGGATTCGATCTCATTGGATATGACCAGGCGGTATTTCCGCTATTTCGGCAAGCTGAAGATCGACCGCCGCAGTTCGACGGTCATCCGTTCGCTGATTACCGAAGGATATCTGAAAGATATTCCCCGTAGCGATAATAACCCGCATGGGGTGCTCATTGTGAACTGGAAAACACTTGAAAACAAAGACCTCGAAAATGTTCAGAAGAATACGTTCTAA
- a CDS encoding DNA methylase — MAFNSSKKLAGNIAALRIALSGQESYNDKEIEVLKSYAGFGGLKAVLFGAGPVETWVEQNASANDLRLHPMMVELHGLLQEKLSPADYKAAIDAVKSSSDTAFYTPELLPAALYEAMQQQGIMPYRLYEPSSGAGIFITEALKAFPDLQEVNAVEKDILTGKVLMALALTLPVNNIVQVRGFEETAPDEKGKYDFITSNIPFGNFKVFDPAYQGSAVTNKIHDYFFAKGLDKLGDGGLLAFLVTDAFLNTASNTLGRKHVFTSADFISLSVLPDNLMKDTANTEAPSHLLLVQKNDNKGAFTPTELLLIDTVEQENSFGKFSVNAYIDRHPELSLADTIGEGKNQYGKPSQRIWQKGPLEDIRQQLIEQVAEGLAANFDLDRWKALQQRLADEQSKSKTESKTVPNARFFTFQDMPAVQASAISGQGQLGLFDAPTLNNDQAQGYLSDLDKAFVDPATGRQISTIRTTTRLDHDSIVLITAQAKQSGRYLYKLFSNVQELSFSNKWVSGNTLTYELKALSAKLKYFGHDFRYEGDRSLEPAFELLPDRPVPFTAIKPFYKRDTLVIHEGKAGLTGLIQNAQADFQPFDQQTDLPFFRQYIGLRDSYMELYAKEAETLQVQPHLRSILNRNYESFTGKYGDLNKGNNRKRILLDAALGFVALSSLERRENETWTKADIFFGPVFPQQENLHTDDPTEALARSLNDKGIVDLDYMSTMTGLDDFAIIRQLDGKILMNPINRTWETNDSYLSGNVVQKLALAERAAETHPDDLQIARSLTAISRVQPEKIPFELLDFNLGERWMPVSYYQQFASDLFGLDTHIEYFSSADSFKVTYKNGNAKTDEEFAIMPKSGIKMKGAALLEHALENTSPYFSYKVGSGDTAVRLPDNEAIQLGHQKIESIRSRFEEWLRELPGSEKNKIEALYNETFNCYVLREYDGSHLAFPGLDRKALGIEDLYSSQRNAAWRIIQNRGALIDHEVGLGKTLTMIVAAQEMKRLGIVQKPMILALKANVGQISDTYRKAYPQAKILAPGENDFTPVKRQTLFHQIKNNNWDCIILTHDQFGKIPQSPEVQQEILEAELDNIQADLDTLKSLGGEVSRSILKGLELRKKNLEAKLEGVLYGLENKKDTGIDFLEMNIDHLFVDESHKFKNLTFTTRHNRVAGLGNQDGSQKALNMLFAVRTLQQKFDADLCVTFLSGTPISNSLTEMYLIFKYLRPNELERQSISNFDAWAAVFAKKTTDFEFSVTNQITAKERFRHFIKVPELALFYNEITDYKTAKHINLDKPELSETLVNIHPTPDQQDFIKKLMKFAETGDATLLGRPRLTAEEDNARMLIATNYAKKMSADMRLIDPEYEDHPDNKVNVCARKVAEIYHESTPHKGTQLIFSDIGTPKPDEFNIYDALKTKLVNDFNIPAHEISFIHDWPDKKRPEMFRMMNNGEIRIQIGSTEKLGTGTNVQARVLAMHHFDTPWRPSDLEQRDGRGARQGNWLAKKFYDNKVLNFIYGVEQSLDAYKFNLLKNKQTFISQMKNCELNVRTLDEGALDEKSGMNFSEYIAILSGDTTLLEKAKVEKKVAQLEGWKSAHFREVARNRYSLEAAGKRLGEIKGTMDSLFRDEALYNSQLKHNKEGNKLNPIQLTDFPSADAEALGNKIIALYRGWQPGKGEPEEKRIGTLYGFNLYIRQQREGYEDQGLFKYRMQNHLFAEGPGGIKYQSNGGNPNIDNPKLAARYFLNAIDKVTGLREKYEKEQTELLTEVPTLTELSQKTFEKEQELVELRVDLRRLEQEIAAKIRETQMKVVPEEEQTEELTEEQTPTDTLDHSENLRTLRADALGQDDYPAQGIL, encoded by the coding sequence ATGGCTTTTAACAGTTCAAAGAAGCTGGCCGGGAATATCGCAGCCCTGCGTATTGCCTTATCCGGCCAGGAAAGCTACAACGATAAAGAAATTGAAGTGCTGAAAAGCTACGCGGGTTTCGGCGGTTTAAAAGCGGTCCTGTTTGGCGCGGGGCCGGTGGAAACCTGGGTGGAGCAGAACGCCTCTGCAAATGACCTTCGCTTGCACCCGATGATGGTGGAGCTGCACGGACTGTTGCAGGAAAAACTATCGCCTGCCGATTACAAGGCGGCCATTGATGCGGTTAAAAGCAGCAGCGATACCGCATTTTACACACCGGAGTTGCTGCCTGCTGCTTTATATGAGGCCATGCAGCAACAGGGCATTATGCCTTATCGTTTGTATGAGCCGAGCAGCGGCGCGGGTATCTTCATCACCGAAGCGCTTAAAGCCTTTCCGGATTTGCAGGAGGTCAACGCGGTCGAAAAGGACATCCTGACCGGCAAGGTGCTGATGGCGCTCGCCTTGACTTTGCCGGTAAACAATATCGTTCAGGTTCGTGGTTTTGAGGAAACAGCCCCGGACGAAAAAGGCAAATATGATTTTATTACCAGCAATATCCCCTTTGGTAATTTCAAGGTATTCGATCCGGCCTACCAGGGCAGCGCGGTAACCAACAAGATCCATGACTATTTCTTTGCCAAAGGCCTGGATAAATTAGGTGACGGCGGCCTGCTTGCATTTTTGGTGACGGATGCTTTCTTAAATACGGCCTCCAATACCCTGGGGCGCAAGCATGTATTTACATCGGCAGATTTTATCAGCTTGTCGGTTTTGCCGGATAACCTGATGAAGGATACCGCCAACACGGAAGCGCCAAGTCATTTGCTCCTGGTTCAGAAGAACGACAACAAAGGAGCTTTTACCCCAACCGAATTACTACTGATCGATACCGTCGAACAGGAAAATAGCTTTGGTAAATTTTCCGTCAATGCTTATATCGACCGGCACCCTGAACTAAGTTTGGCCGATACTATAGGGGAAGGCAAAAACCAGTACGGCAAGCCAAGCCAGCGGATTTGGCAGAAAGGCCCGTTGGAGGACATCAGGCAGCAACTCATTGAACAGGTCGCGGAAGGTTTAGCTGCAAATTTTGATCTGGACAGGTGGAAAGCCTTACAGCAGCGGTTGGCTGATGAGCAATCGAAAAGCAAAACTGAAAGTAAAACCGTGCCGAACGCACGGTTTTTTACTTTTCAGGATATGCCTGCAGTACAGGCCTCAGCAATTTCCGGTCAGGGACAATTGGGTCTGTTCGACGCCCCGACCCTGAATAATGACCAGGCGCAGGGTTATTTATCTGACCTGGATAAGGCCTTTGTAGATCCGGCAACCGGCAGGCAGATAAGCACTATCCGCACTACCACCAGGCTCGACCATGACAGTATTGTTTTGATTACCGCGCAGGCGAAACAATCCGGCCGCTACCTGTATAAGTTATTCAGCAATGTCCAGGAATTAAGTTTTTCCAATAAATGGGTCAGCGGCAATACCCTGACTTATGAACTTAAAGCTTTATCTGCAAAACTGAAATATTTCGGCCATGATTTCCGCTATGAAGGCGACCGCAGTTTGGAACCTGCTTTTGAACTACTGCCTGACAGGCCGGTGCCATTTACCGCTATCAAACCGTTTTATAAGCGGGATACCTTAGTGATTCATGAAGGCAAAGCCGGTCTGACCGGACTGATCCAGAACGCTCAGGCAGATTTCCAGCCTTTTGATCAGCAAACCGACCTCCCTTTTTTTAGGCAATACATTGGTCTGCGCGACAGCTATATGGAACTGTATGCGAAGGAAGCGGAAACTTTACAGGTGCAGCCGCACTTGCGGTCAATACTCAACCGGAACTATGAAAGCTTTACCGGCAAATATGGAGACCTGAATAAGGGAAACAACCGGAAACGGATATTACTGGATGCCGCTTTGGGTTTCGTGGCACTCTCATCATTGGAGCGCCGGGAAAACGAGACCTGGACCAAAGCCGATATCTTTTTTGGCCCTGTATTCCCGCAGCAGGAAAACCTGCATACCGATGATCCGACCGAAGCATTGGCACGTAGCCTGAATGATAAGGGTATCGTTGACCTGGATTATATGAGCACCATGACCGGGCTGGATGATTTCGCGATCATCCGCCAGCTGGATGGCAAAATATTGATGAACCCAATCAACCGCACCTGGGAAACCAACGATAGTTACCTGTCCGGTAATGTGGTGCAGAAATTAGCGTTGGCGGAAAGGGCAGCCGAGACGCATCCCGATGATTTGCAAATTGCACGAAGCCTGACAGCGATCAGTCGGGTACAGCCGGAAAAGATACCCTTTGAATTATTGGATTTTAACCTGGGCGAACGCTGGATGCCGGTGAGCTATTACCAGCAATTTGCCAGCGACCTGTTTGGCCTGGACACGCATATCGAATACTTTTCTTCTGCGGACAGTTTTAAGGTTACCTATAAAAACGGCAATGCCAAAACCGACGAGGAATTTGCCATCATGCCGAAGTCCGGCATCAAAATGAAGGGCGCGGCGCTTTTGGAACATGCGCTGGAAAACACCAGTCCTTATTTTAGCTATAAAGTAGGTTCGGGTGATACAGCGGTCAGGCTGCCGGACAACGAGGCCATCCAGTTAGGACACCAGAAGATCGAGTCTATCCGCAGCCGGTTTGAAGAATGGCTGCGCGAATTGCCTGGCAGTGAAAAGAACAAAATAGAAGCGCTGTACAATGAAACTTTCAACTGTTATGTGCTGCGTGAATATGACGGCAGCCATTTAGCTTTTCCGGGGCTTGACCGAAAGGCACTGGGCATCGAAGATTTGTACAGTTCGCAGCGAAATGCCGCCTGGCGTATTATTCAGAACCGGGGCGCGCTGATTGATCATGAAGTGGGTTTGGGCAAGACCCTGACCATGATCGTTGCCGCGCAGGAAATGAAACGTTTAGGTATCGTCCAAAAGCCGATGATCCTGGCGCTCAAAGCCAATGTGGGGCAGATCAGCGATACCTACCGCAAGGCTTACCCACAAGCAAAAATACTGGCACCCGGTGAAAATGATTTTACCCCGGTTAAAAGGCAAACGCTCTTTCACCAGATCAAGAATAATAATTGGGACTGTATCATCTTAACACACGACCAGTTCGGCAAGATCCCGCAGTCACCCGAAGTTCAGCAGGAAATATTAGAAGCCGAGCTGGATAATATTCAGGCCGACCTTGATACCCTCAAATCCCTGGGCGGCGAAGTTTCGCGCTCGATCCTCAAAGGGTTGGAACTGCGCAAGAAGAACCTCGAAGCCAAATTAGAGGGTGTATTATATGGGCTTGAAAACAAAAAAGACACCGGCATCGACTTCCTGGAAATGAATATCGACCACCTCTTTGTGGACGAATCGCATAAGTTCAAGAACCTGACCTTTACCACCCGGCATAACCGGGTGGCCGGTTTGGGCAACCAGGATGGCAGCCAAAAGGCGTTGAACATGCTGTTTGCGGTAAGAACCTTACAACAAAAGTTTGATGCTGACCTTTGTGTTACTTTCCTATCAGGTACGCCGATCTCCAACAGCCTGACCGAAATGTATTTGATCTTCAAATACCTGCGGCCGAATGAACTTGAACGGCAGAGCATCAGCAACTTTGATGCCTGGGCTGCGGTATTCGCCAAGAAAACTACCGACTTTGAATTTTCGGTCACTAATCAGATTACGGCTAAAGAACGTTTCCGTCATTTTATCAAAGTACCTGAGCTGGCGCTTTTTTATAACGAGATCACCGATTATAAAACGGCGAAACATATAAACCTCGATAAGCCGGAGCTTTCTGAAACATTAGTAAATATTCACCCCACACCTGACCAGCAGGACTTTATTAAAAAGCTGATGAAGTTTGCGGAAACGGGCGACGCGACCTTATTGGGCCGCCCGCGCCTGACCGCCGAGGAAGATAATGCAAGGATGCTGATCGCCACCAATTACGCCAAGAAAATGTCGGCGGATATGCGGCTGATTGACCCGGAATATGAAGACCACCCTGATAACAAAGTGAATGTTTGTGCCCGTAAGGTTGCCGAGATCTATCACGAAAGCACACCTCATAAAGGAACCCAACTGATTTTTAGCGATATCGGCACCCCTAAACCGGATGAGTTCAATATTTATGATGCGCTTAAGACCAAACTGGTCAATGATTTTAATATTCCTGCTCACGAAATTTCATTTATCCATGACTGGCCGGACAAGAAACGGCCCGAGATGTTTAGAATGATGAACAACGGCGAGATCAGGATACAGATCGGCAGTACCGAGAAATTAGGTACGGGAACTAATGTGCAGGCAAGGGTATTGGCTATGCATCATTTCGACACCCCGTGGCGTCCGAGCGACCTGGAGCAGCGCGATGGAAGAGGCGCGCGGCAAGGGAACTGGCTGGCGAAAAAGTTCTACGATAATAAGGTACTGAACTTTATTTATGGCGTTGAGCAATCATTGGATGCCTATAAATTCAATCTGCTCAAAAACAAGCAGACCTTTATTTCACAGATGAAGAACTGCGAGCTGAATGTGCGCACACTCGATGAGGGCGCGCTTGATGAAAAGAGCGGCATGAACTTCTCCGAATACATCGCCATCCTTTCCGGCGACACCACACTTTTGGAAAAGGCAAAGGTAGAAAAGAAAGTAGCGCAACTGGAGGGCTGGAAATCGGCCCATTTTCGCGAAGTCGCCCGTAACCGTTACAGCCTGGAAGCCGCCGGGAAAAGACTGGGCGAAATCAAAGGCACGATGGATAGCCTGTTCCGGGACGAAGCCCTGTACAATTCGCAGTTAAAGCATAACAAAGAGGGCAATAAGCTGAACCCTATACAATTGACCGATTTTCCATCTGCAGATGCCGAAGCTTTGGGCAATAAGATTATCGCGCTCTATCGTGGCTGGCAGCCCGGTAAAGGCGAACCCGAGGAAAAACGTATCGGGACTTTATACGGGTTTAACCTTTATATCCGGCAGCAGCGCGAAGGTTATGAAGATCAGGGTTTATTTAAATACCGGATGCAAAATCACCTGTTCGCCGAAGGGCCTGGTGGCATCAAATACCAGAGCAATGGCGGGAACCCTAACATCGATAATCCCAAGCTGGCCGCGCGCTATTTCCTTAATGCCATTGATAAAGTCACCGGCTTACGGGAAAAATATGAAAAAGAACAAACCGAATTGCTTACAGAGGTTCCGACCTTAACGGAACTCAGTCAAAAGACCTTTGAAAAGGAACAGGAACTGGTTGAACTGAGGGTAGACCTGCGCAGGCTTGAACAGGAGATCGCAGCCAAGATCAGGGAAACGCAAATGAAAGTGGTGCCAGAAGAAGAACAGACCGAAGAACTGACCGAAGAGCAAACACCAACTGATACACTTGATCATTCCGAAAACCTGCGGACCCTGCGCGCCGATGCATTGGGCCAGGATGATTATCCCGCCCAGGGTATTTTATAA
- the traN gene encoding conjugative transposon protein TraN, with protein sequence MKRLHLFLAVFMASLHSYAQLTPFAEGVKKNSLPIVYLPENVSVQFISPEPIQYVDISAKSVIGDLPLKNVLRIRLKDSVNSADAVITIAGEKFITQYHVIRADSITARDARTEIAIDPGNTHPLDISGIGLSQNQLKQMALNLFCKRPWRAIEKTKAFDLKAELYHIYTAGDYVFIDLGYRNKTNLAYNIEDFRFHIDDKKITKATNVQSVELKPEFILFNNPLFQKTYRNIIVLKKITFPGNKVLHIELSEKQISGRVINLNITYQDVLDADTIPI encoded by the coding sequence ATGAAACGATTACACCTTTTTCTTGCCGTATTTATGGCAAGCCTGCACAGCTATGCCCAATTAACGCCATTCGCCGAGGGCGTTAAAAAGAATTCCCTGCCAATTGTTTACCTGCCCGAAAACGTATCCGTGCAGTTTATCTCACCGGAGCCGATCCAGTACGTAGACATTTCCGCCAAGTCGGTTATCGGCGACCTGCCACTAAAAAATGTACTGCGCATCCGCTTAAAGGATTCAGTGAATTCGGCAGATGCGGTGATCACTATAGCGGGTGAAAAATTTATTACCCAATATCATGTGATCAGGGCGGATTCGATAACGGCCAGGGATGCCAGAACGGAAATTGCGATTGATCCCGGTAACACTCATCCACTGGATATTTCGGGTATCGGGCTTTCGCAAAACCAGTTAAAGCAAATGGCGCTCAACCTCTTTTGTAAACGGCCGTGGCGGGCCATTGAAAAAACGAAAGCTTTCGACTTGAAAGCAGAACTATACCATATCTATACAGCCGGGGATTATGTATTTATCGACCTGGGTTACCGGAACAAAACGAACCTTGCCTACAATATTGAAGACTTCCGTTTTCACATCGATGATAAAAAGATCACCAAGGCTACAAATGTGCAGTCAGTGGAGCTCAAGCCCGAATTCATTTTATTTAACAACCCGCTTTTTCAAAAGACCTACCGCAACATCATCGTCCTAAAAAAAATAACCTTTCCCGGAAATAAAGTGCTGCATATCGAATTGAGCGAAAAGCAGATTTCCGGCCGGGTGATCAATTTGAATATCACTTACCAGGACGTGCTCGATGCGGATACAATCCCCATCTGA